agagataTTACTCTTTTTCACAGCACAAGTGGAACTGACACATCCACACACACCACACTTGTGCTCACACATACAAAACCATGTGGATGTGTCCTGGCACATTTTAAGTTAAAGAGATTGGAGGCAAGTACTATTATTTTAAGTATTATCTACTGAGATTAAATCACAAGGAAATGTGAACACATATCTTAAGTCCGAAACTTAAAACTTAGGGCCCCTTTTAATCGCAAGAatggaaaaaaaggaggaatagaaaaaatacaagattctgataggaatgcaagtgtaaaacagaggattggaaaatataggaaaaacacaggaatgaccgtttgattggaccacaggaaaaacacaggaaccggatgagagagatagactcaaatgaattttaaaggataggatatgattcaatcctttgtttcaaagactTTCGTAGGATTGAAATCATCCAAAGTTCCTACacttttcctacaaatcaaagtaTTGACGTAGTACGCTTCTCAAATCCTACGGGAATaaaaaaatacaggaaaaacaaTAAGAATTATTTGATAGTGCCATGGGAAAAATAAAGGGAAGTTTACAAAGAGATCATACCTCTTGCTAGTTTTCCTATGTAATGTGAAGCATAGGAATACAATCATATGGAAAGTTTCATTTCTTTCTTCTGAATCAAAAGGATATATGGGaaaaaattcataggaatttgaatcctataaaaatCCTTTACCAATCCTATGAATCAAAGGGGCTAATCTTACTAGCCGAGTTATGCTCAATTCATTACCCAAAGATGCTCTTTGTTCACTTTAGCTCAACCTAAACGGTCTAAAATTTCACCTACGAGTTGGGCTGTGGGCGCCATAACCAAAATCACATCTATAGCTTGAGTCAACTGCAGTTTAGTCTTTATTTATTGTTAATAATACTATAATGTCCCTCAGCTAGTTTACTTATAACTAGGATCAATGTCACAATCACTTTTTATGAGGAGTATCACTATAACGTGTTAATGAAGATAATCTGCGTAAGATTATGAATTCATTTTCTTTATTAATAGTTACATGATTacgatcgatatatatatagacaaatTGATCCAGCAACTGTTGACTTATCATTTATCAATTTAAATTTCCATCCTACATTCTATTGTCTCCGATTAGGCCAGGGAAGATATggcaattaaacaacaattcattttgttttttttaaatgttcgAGTTGCTCAACCGAATTTGCAGTAAACAATAATGTCCTGATCAGTTAGCATGGAATTTTCGCTTGCCCATACTTCAGTCCATAGTTCATGAATAAAATATGATAAAAGAAGGCAATACAATGACATGACATGAACTTGTCTGATCCAAGTGGAAGACATTTTACTTGCAATATTTTGAagctaaaatataagaaaatccTTTACACGCTAGCAATCCATCATGACATGGACATTTGAttatgaagaaaaaaatgttgcaGCTGTCATACCCCCTTCTGCCCCACATGGACTGCAACTTAATTGGCTAACATAATTCTTTCTTCATGGGCTCATGGCCTATGCTCCCAAGGGGAAAAAACATCCACTACATAAAGAAGCAGCagaaaaaatcacaaattcCTACTAATAATGGCGCTGAGCAATCAAATGCAATGACTATTCCCTctagtttttttagataatgccCTCTAGTTGTAAATGCTAAAGTATTGGTATGTTTCCTACACATTTTATACTTAAAAGATTAAATTAGCTACTCCATCATTATTAGCTTAGAAAAATTATTGACCTTGTCTTCTGTCAAACTATTTGATGACATAAATAAGAAAACCAGGAGAAGAGAACTGCTGCACATCAGGAGATGCTCAACCATACGTGAGACTGACACCTAAAGCTGAGGATGATATGTTGGATTAGGCACACACACACTGACACACAGCTAAGCATTCTGCATCCATTTTGTGAGTTTCTTGATTGAaactttgtttttaaaaaaacaacatttagAAGCGTACCGATTCACGAAGTTGCATTTTCTTGATTGAAAATCTGAAATGCTGTCATCAAGTTTCAGTTTCTTGATTGAAATGTTGTCAAGAAGTTAGTACATCAATGGTGTTTCTCACCCTCTTCAACAGGgggggaagaagatgaagaagggaaaaataaatgaaattagAAATTACACCTTGGATCTTGCTATAGCAGGGTTGCCTTCTCAAGTGTGTGTGTCTCACTAGTTGAGCACAGATTATCTAAAGAAAGAATGAAacatagaagaagaagaagaagaagaagaagaagaagaagaagaagaagaagaagaagaaaaaatgttCAGTGATGTCTAGGGTTATGGCCCCTTGGACCATAGTAATCTACATGGATCTCAGGCAGCTCATGTCCTACTCTGCTCTTCTCTTCAGAAATGGCTTTCTCCATTTCACCAGATGGCTCACCATCAGTCTTtgctactactactgctactacgTTATCGCCAGATGTCTGCAAACCAAGAATGAGCATCAGTTAGCAACTTGGAATCAACATATACATTCATTGATCAATCTTTATCAGAAAACTTAAATGACAGTGATAAAACACTTACGTTATTGACAGTCTGTTTGCTGAATGCTGAATGACTCTCTGCATCCAACCGAATGCTCTGAACTGTTGCAGCCATCAGGAACAGAGCCAGGACAGCAGCAACCAATGGCAAGGAGGTCTTCATTTCGATCTTCTGTGTAAGTAAGAATCCTGAGAAAAGTTCAGAGACTGGAATACTAGCACTTCAGCTCAGATGGAACAGTGAGGAGCTATGAAGTTAGGTTGCTGCAACCCTTTGACCCAGAGATGATATATATACATCATTTGCTTCAGAAGCAAAGCCATGGTCCCATCTAGTGATTGCTGCACTCATGTCTGCAATGGAGGTGTAATCTGAAGTACAGATGCAAAATTTGGGCATAATTTATGTTATCTCTGCTACACTTTAGAGAAGTATGTCTGCCCAAAGTATGGGCCATGTTTAGGCCATTGGTCCCTGGATTAGGTGCCAATGCCACACTTGGAAGTACCAAATGTAATTAAGAATTTTGTCAAGTACTGTATTTGGTCTCAAGTGTGATATACATCTGCTCCTAGAAAGTTGCATCCATGTCTCTGAAGGAATGTACAGAGTTGCGTATATTTGCTTGTGCATTCCTCCAGGAAAAGTGTACAAACTTGATTAGTTAATTGGGTTGAATACTGGCGTACGAGAAAGCTTTGATTTTTTAATGGAAGATTAGGACTAATCAGACGAAAATGATCAGTGCCCGTGCAATTTGGCATGCATCATTCCTGCACTTTGAAGGCATTATTTTGGTCTTTTGTGTTTGTCTCCGTGTTTTTTGTATCAAGAGACCAGACAACTGAAAAAACATGAGACAAAACCATGGAAAAGATGAGCCAATTGGCGGCAATTTCACTCAATGGGGGTATCTTTTACATGGTCAACGTTCAATTACCCAGGAGCTGAGTAGCTGACATTTTTATTTACAGACAAGAATAGGAGAAAAATATGACACTGTGAGCTTGGGCACTCACTTCTTTCTTCACAGAGCTCAACTTGTTACAGCCGCTTAGAATTTCTCACAATTTGAGAGCTCAGAACTCATGTTCGTTGGCTTAATTACCAACAAGAATAATAGCTGGTGTCATCACAACAATGGTGGTaacatctaacaacaatgaggTGCCGAGATCACTACATACAATTAACACTCGGCAATGCAACATACTAGAGAAATTGCAGCAAGAATGCAAAGAAGATGGCCATCATTGGTTTCTCAGGAGTGTCCTCAAGCTGTTCAGCCCCTCAGCCGAAATGCTGCGCGCCACCCTACCGGGTCGGCTCACTCTGACCTGGGGAGGAGCCTCCAGGTGGAAGGAGACCAACACCGCGGTTAAGTTGTCGGTGGCGCCTCGCTTTATTGCCTCCTCAACGATCTCCCTGCAGCAGGACTTCACATCGTTGTGTTCTTGGAGGCGCCTCCGTGCAAAGTCCACCACGTTTTGGTTTGAGAAGACGTCCCAGATCCCGTCGCTGCCAATTATCAAGAACTCGTCGTCCTTTGTCAGTGTGATCATCTTTAGCTCTGGTTCAGCACTAAGTGGACCTCCTGGATTGCCAGCTTCTTTCATGCCCTCAAGATGCCAGTCACCGAGTGCTCTAGTGACTCCTAACAAACCGTTGAGGTAACCATCGTCGACATAGCCACCAAGTGATTCTACACGCAGTTTTTCGCTGAGGCTGCAAGGCCTGTGGTCCACTGACATTTCAATTGCAGTGCCGCACCGTGAAAGAACCGCCCTACAATCTCCAGCATTTGCAATCAGAAGAGTCCTGCAGTAGACATGAAGATATCAGTATCCATCATAAGTGTTTGCGAACAAGTGACAGGTATAAAAACGTAGCAAAAAGTTTACAGAAAGACATGATATGGATGTTTGCCACTTCATGCTTTTAGAATTATATCTAGGAATTAATAAAGCAATGAAATCTATAGCACGTGATAAAGATTCAAAAACAGGCATGATCTTATAGCTTAACATAATTGGAAAACACATCTGCTAGTAGATCTAAGTATCTAACCAAGCCCAAAGTAAAATTGAATAGCAATAAGGAAACCAAGATTGTCGCAGGTATTTAGTTCATGTCTCATGGTACTGATAACTGATTCTTATAAGCATACTATTCAAAGATGGGAAAACCACAGTTTAATGTGTCATAAAAGCACCTTCCGAAAATCATTGCTGTAAGTGCTGTTGTGCCAGAAGACAGTGTTGTCTTTGCAAACTGATTATCTGCATGAACAAAGGATCTTCTTACTACTTTCTCAAGCTCAAGAGGAAAATCAGCATCTTCCACAATGATCCTTGGTAAATTATCACGAACAAAATGGGCAGCATCTTTTCCACCATGCCCATCAAAGACCTGATAGTGGAAATGGAGCAAAGACTTAATTCACATAAACGTGCTATGATTAGTAGTTTTATCAAAATACAGAAGCAGAAGAATAAGAAAAATTATAAAGCCACTTATTGAACATTAAATAAAAACTGAGCCCCAAAAATGTGATAGTAGAGTAACTTTACTGAGATATCTCGATTTCATTAAAATTGAAACAGTGAAGAATAAGATCAAGTTCTGTAGGTGTGAGTATGGAGGATGTTTGGATATGATTGGTTGGATAGTCCTTAAGAATGCATACAAATTTGTTAGTAATTGTACTCCTGTTACACTACACAAATAAGCTGGGTCAAAAAATGCAGATGGCATGTTTATTTTCTACTATGCGCACTACACAAATATGTTACTACTGGACTAGCGTACTGGTCTACTGGATGCTATTGATATGTTACTACTGAACTGGAAGAACATATATCTAGTTCTGAACAAATCTGACAAAAGTTTCTACTTTCATTCATGACATGCTAGTCTCTTTTTAGCTGTAAGTTTATGCACAAAAAAAGGTAGGTACTCATTTGGTCAGTCAGAATCGGGGAAACATACAAATGAGCGGGAAAGTGCTTACCCCATAAAAGGAAATAGCTTCATTATCCACCGATTGATAACCAAAGTTCTTAGCTAGGTCAGTAATACACACATGGGTATCTTCCATGTATTGACGACCTCCAATATCCGACCAATCCCCAGATCGAATATTTGGGACAAAATTACCAGACTTATTTTGCTTGAAATCAGCAGCTGTAGTGTTCTCACAAACTCTTTCCATCTGTCCAAACAAAAGGATTAATGCTAGATCAATTAATTTGTACTGGAAATTCAGAGCTGGAGCAATTAATAGGAAACAACAACTCTAATGAAAAGAGGAGGCAATACTTTGCTACAAAGTTACATTCTTTAAAATGCTTCTTTAGAAACGTGGCTAGACAAGTTATTTCAAACCCCAATtgaacattttatttatttattagatGATTTACTAGCTAACGAGTAATGAATGAATTATTCATTGAGTGTCAACGGCCGATAAATGTAACTCCAGATAACAAAACAGAAGATTAAGCACTTGGGGTAACATCACATAAGAAAAGATCCCATAGCTGCTACTGCCTGGTGTTTGCTAGATGCAACAAATATATCATCAAAAACTACACGCTTCAGCACTCTCCATAGCAAAAAATTAATGCCGCAACACTTATGATCCAACAATCTCACTAGCCATAGATAATTAAAGCCAAGCAGTTTCTACAACTGATatgaagaaaaaagaacactTCAAAGTTAGCAAACCACATGGATCACTTCAGGAAAAATGTGCCCTTGGGTGAGAGAGAAGCACAAGAACCACTCTTTTTTCCTCATTTCAGTCAAGAGAGGGAAATAAAGTACCATGTACACTTTGCAGGTACTACCTCTTTCCTGTTCTAAAGCACGTGATGATTGTTTTTGCCCTGTTTGGTAGGTACAACAGTCTGaaattagggcctgtttgggaaaCAGGGACTTATTttaagtccctgtcacatcggatgtttatacactaatttagagtattaaacatacactaattataaaacctattctataaccttggactaattcgcgagacgaatcttttgagtctaattacaccatgatttgacaatgtgatgctacagtaaacttttcataattatggattaattaggcttaaaaaattcgtcccgcagattagctttcatttatgaaattagtttttttattagtctatgtttaatactccaaattagcgtcaaacattcgatgtgacacggactaaaaagttttagccccatctaaacacccccttagtacTCCACAATGAACAAGCCAGAGATTGGAAGCTGCgactataattatatatattcagtACAAAATCAAAGTACCAATGAACAATGCAATGAACAGGTGACCAATAACGTAGTATTAGTAGTAGTATCATCACACATTGGCAAGAAGAACACCTACCAGGCCACCAAACTTCGCAGCTAACAAATGCAGAAAACTTAACTCCTCCACACACACGATCAGTCTAGGCACAATCAGTACTAGCTAgcagtaataattaaacaagaaaaaagAATCACAATCACTTCTAATAATACTCCATGTGTTTCAAGAAACGGAAGAGGCGTGTGCACAAAGCAAGCACCCAGAAGGGCATGCtttgcttccttccttccttccttccttcccaatctcatcatcatcgtccttccttccttcacgccatgaagggaaaTCAAACGAACCTAACGAAGAAGAAACGCCCCAAGACAAAGAATCGAATCTCTCGttgcggaagagagagaaaaccaAGTAGTACCCTACTCACCCGAGGCGAGGGGAGTTCGTCGGGgctcttgctcttgctcttcccggcgtcggcggcggcggcggcgggctccccAAAATCCAGCCTCTCCGCGCCCTCCGACTCCTCCACGCACATACCGGCGCGCCGTACAGGGCGTTCTTGGCACCAcggagctcgatcgatcgatcgcgcaACTGGGCGCCCTGCTGCTAGTGGTATATTGCAGCTAGGAGAGACAGGGAAGAGAGAGAATCGGAGCAAAGCAAGCACAAGCTACTACTCTgtaggaggagagagagaggggaatccgaggaggaggaggagattctTGGGGAATATCTGCGGAGAAGGAAAGAAATGGGAGGGAAATGGAGGTGGgtgtgtggtgtggtgtgggggcgagagagggaaaagctttgcggtggtggtggttaGTTGGATTGATGGAggtggattgcggcggcggcctggaatGGGGGGTTAGGGTTAGAactgcacgaatcttaaagctaATCCAACGGTCTAGGGACTCTATCGTTTCGGCATATTTTGTAAATGGGAaataattactacctccgtttcatatcaTAAGGCGTTTTGACTGCTTCAACTTTGTAGAAAcaaaacattttcaacccaaaataattttatcataaaaatatatttatttattgatttaataaaattaatttgatattataaatattatatatttatctataaacttagtcaaacttgaacgaccatgaccaaagttaaaacgtcttataacctaataaataaaacttttatatgcgtgttcttagtgatctaaaagcaaagactggaaaataaactacaatgaaaaaaccctaaaattaactctaaatttaaggttgagattttaatttttgattTATAAGCATGAGTCAAAAGACGAGGCTGTAGAATTTGAATTTATGAGGTATTTTTCTGTCAAACGCCATCTagacatttatttattttttatgatgaTGGTGAGAGGAAGAGAAGCACGTGGGCGTAGAAACGTCACATCTGACGTGGTTGGGCTTTGGGCCTTCCATTGTGGACCTCGAATCCGACGACAATGCCACAATGCTGCCGTAGGAGAGCGAGaggaattaaatttaaaaaatatatttatcttttttttagaaatatgcggatgtaattttttttttcacaaatacAACGTCGTCACTGTATGGAAATGTAAAATCAACACAATATTGCTGAACTATTGTGCGAAAATAACGATGGTGTAACAATGCGGACGGTCTCGTAGACTGAGGAAGCGAGACTGCGCGTGGACAGTGCGAGACCGAGCAACAGCCATTTGGGCATGCCCAAAAAGCAACAGCATTTTGGGAAATGATTAATTAGTGAGTTGATTATCCTGATTAATCACTAATAATGctaattaaaataattaattaattgctaatgatgctaattaatctattaatCATGCTAATACGGATACAAAGTCACGGTCTCGCGCCTCGCCCTGCGAGACCGTGACGCGGCACCGTCGTGCGACGACGGTATACTTCTGCAAATTTCTTCTAAGCGTGTATATTTATGTAAAAAACATacatattcatttttttccaaGCGAGAGGGTGTTTATTTTGTTCGGTGGCTAATGTGCCATTTTAAAtcacacgaatgaaaaaaaaagaagaaatagaaaaatatatgattctAATATAAATAGAAGtataaaacagagaattgcaaAGACATAAGAAAGATTATTTGATTGGGCCTTAcgaaaaatataggattttgATAAGAGATATAGACTTAAAGGAAATGTTTCAAGAGGTCAGAGCTCTTGCTAAGTTTTCTACAAAATCTCTGTATGATTGtctattccataggaatttcaaatgaTAGGATAATTCAATCCTCTCTTTCAACAGTCTTTAtaggaaatttttttttaggattgaatcctctaaaatttctatgttttttcaaTAAACCAAGAgagtacatgtatatatgtcggcatatttttaaggaaaaattagtCAATATTTCATTTGATATATGAATGGTAGTAATTCATAATCAACTGGTGAACAATTAACTTGCATATCATTTAAAAGTTGTCGTTTACCCACTCTTTTCCTAGTTTAGCACTTACATGCTAGTTACATTGTAATTAAGATGTAATTGAgatataactataatataattagAATGTAACCATTAAATATGCAATGTAATTTGTTTGTTGCCATTCACTTCATGTTAAGAAAATCGGATCAACTGAATTCACTGCATTAGGCAGTGAGAAACAAGTACTAACATTCATTGCAAGAATAGATCAATTAATTTGTACCACATGCCCAAGATCACCACACATGTTGTTCCAATTTAATTGCTAGTGTTCCAGCAGAATCGGTTCATATCTGCGTTGCTCCTGCACGGATCGCAGAGAATCAAGTGGCTCAAAATCAACTATAATTAGGGCAAATATCTGTCGACATAAATTTATGTCCActacggcatatttgcaaacgaaaaaaaatttgtaaataaaactttatatacattttcttagtgatctaaaagcaaatgatgaaaaataaacttcgataaaccCCCCCctctaaaatcaacttcaaatttaaggttgagaattcaaattttgactgataagcaTACACATAAGTGAAAAGATGGAGCTGTTAACGAAACCTTTATCAAAGAGTGTCATGGTTAtgaataccacatacctaatagtagttgactaaatctcggcaggacccaccacataccatgtcttatacggaaactgaccttgagggagttccggataaggaaagacaaccagagttctacatggaaacgacaaggactactcggattgtatccatattggttttcctagttctacttgaacaatgggacacctatgggtataaatacaagcccccctaggaggacagggggacaACCATGATGAGACGATCAACACGATCAACGACAACCATGATGAGACGATCAACACGATCAACACCCACCATGACGAGACAATCAACACAATACACgggacaacatacaagccaacatacgtcaagacaagccgccggatatcgacatcagagatacgcctggatcgaccctatccggtaccttcagaggccggccgtagggatctagcactGTCTCTGATTCCGTCGGGCGCGagttcgaggaggaaggctaccctgttgtcg
The Oryza sativa Japonica Group chromosome 6, ASM3414082v1 DNA segment above includes these coding regions:
- the LOC4340303 gene encoding probable protein phosphatase 2C 54 isoform 2 (isoform 2 is encoded by transcript variant 2); translation: MCVEESEGAERLDFGEPAAAAADAGKSKSKSPDELPSPRVRLISLHGVKEGRTMMMRLGRKEGRKEAKHALLGACFVHTPLPFLETHGVLLEVIVILFSCLIITAS
- the LOC4340303 gene encoding probable protein phosphatase 2C 54 isoform X1; this translates as MCVEESEGAERLDFGEPAAAAADAGKSKSKSPDELPSPRVRLISLHGVKEGRTMMMRLGRKEGRKEAKHALLGACFVHTPLPFLETHGVLLEMERVCENTTAADFKQNKSGNFVPNIRSGDWSDIGGRQYMEDTHVCITDLAKNFGYQSVDNEAISFYGVFDGHGGKDAAHFVRDNLPRIIVEDADFPLELEKVVRRSFVHADNQFAKTTLSSGTTALTAMIFGRTLLIANAGDCRAVLSRCGTAIEMSVDHRPCSLSEKLRVESLGGYVDDGYLNGLLGVTRALGDWHLEGMKEAGNPGGPLSAEPELKMITLTKDDEFLIIGSDGIWDVFSNQNVVDFARRRLQEHNDVKSCCREIVEEAIKRGATDNLTAVLVSFHLEAPPQVRVSRPGRVARSISAEGLNSLRTLLRNQ
- the LOC4340303 gene encoding probable protein phosphatase 2C 54 isoform 1 (isoform 1 is encoded by transcript variant 1), which encodes MCVEESEGAERLDFGEPAAAAADAGKSKSKSPDELPSPRMERVCENTTAADFKQNKSGNFVPNIRSGDWSDIGGRQYMEDTHVCITDLAKNFGYQSVDNEAISFYGVFDGHGGKDAAHFVRDNLPRIIVEDADFPLELEKVVRRSFVHADNQFAKTTLSSGTTALTAMIFGRTLLIANAGDCRAVLSRCGTAIEMSVDHRPCSLSEKLRVESLGGYVDDGYLNGLLGVTRALGDWHLEGMKEAGNPGGPLSAEPELKMITLTKDDEFLIIGSDGIWDVFSNQNVVDFARRRLQEHNDVKSCCREIVEEAIKRGATDNLTAVLVSFHLEAPPQVRVSRPGRVARSISAEGLNSLRTLLRNQ